In Iodobacter fluviatilis, one DNA window encodes the following:
- a CDS encoding TRZ/ATZ family hydrolase: MQIIAPRWLIPIEPRAQVLTNHAIIVDRDTIIQIMPLTSARSHYPAAQEIQLPEHALLPGFINTHTHSAMSLLRGYADDLALMTWLNKHIWPAETAHVSDDFVCDGTTLAIMEMIAGGTTCSNDMYFEHSAVARAAVSSGFRMGIGCSILEFPTPYASDADSYIKKALNSRSEFSGEPLVHFTLAPHAPYTVSDQTFSKVITLADEFDLGLHCHIHETQDEITNSLKQYGVRPLERLAALGFLGSNLVAAHMVHTSDPEIALLAKYGVSIAHNPASNLKLASGIARVHAMQQAGINVGIGTDGAASNNKIDLLAEMRLAALLAKAEASDAHAIPAWQALEMATINGAKAMRLDDKIGSIKAGKQADLIAIDLSAAHTQPLYDPLSQIVYAADRSQVSHVWIAGRCVYQEGQHFSLHARETLNRARRWQQRISSKTKETE; this comes from the coding sequence ATGCAGATTATTGCACCCCGCTGGCTTATTCCAATTGAACCCCGGGCTCAGGTATTAACGAATCACGCCATCATCGTTGATCGAGACACAATTATCCAGATCATGCCGCTCACTTCAGCGCGCAGCCACTACCCGGCAGCCCAAGAAATCCAGCTGCCCGAACACGCCCTCCTCCCCGGCTTTATTAATACGCATACCCATTCTGCAATGAGCTTATTACGCGGCTATGCCGACGATTTAGCCCTGATGACCTGGCTGAATAAGCATATCTGGCCAGCAGAAACAGCACATGTCAGCGATGATTTTGTTTGTGATGGCACAACGCTCGCCATTATGGAAATGATTGCCGGTGGCACAACGTGCAGCAATGATATGTATTTTGAGCACAGCGCCGTGGCACGCGCGGCGGTTTCCAGCGGATTCCGAATGGGGATAGGCTGCTCTATTTTAGAATTCCCCACGCCCTATGCCTCTGATGCAGATAGTTATATTAAAAAGGCGCTTAACTCGCGCTCTGAATTCAGCGGAGAGCCATTAGTCCACTTTACCCTGGCTCCGCACGCCCCTTATACGGTGAGTGACCAAACCTTCAGCAAAGTAATTACCCTTGCCGATGAATTTGATCTGGGCTTGCATTGCCATATCCATGAAACTCAGGATGAAATCACAAACAGCCTGAAACAATACGGCGTTCGGCCTCTGGAGCGGCTCGCCGCTCTGGGTTTTTTAGGATCAAACTTAGTTGCAGCACACATGGTGCATACCAGCGATCCAGAAATCGCTCTGCTGGCTAAATATGGCGTCAGTATTGCCCACAATCCAGCCAGCAATTTAAAGCTGGCCTCTGGCATTGCCCGCGTTCATGCCATGCAGCAGGCTGGCATCAATGTCGGCATTGGCACAGATGGCGCGGCCAGCAATAATAAAATCGATCTGTTGGCCGAAATGCGCCTTGCAGCCCTGCTTGCAAAAGCCGAAGCAAGCGACGCACATGCCATCCCTGCGTGGCAAGCCTTAGAAATGGCCACCATAAACGGTGCCAAAGCCATGCGCCTCGATGATAAAATAGGCAGCATTAAAGCAGGGAAACAAGCAGATCTGATTGCCATTGATTTATCTGCCGCCCACACTCAGCCCTTATATGATCCGCTATCACAAATTGTATATGCCGCTGATCGCTCACAAGTCAGCCACGTATGGATTGCTGGCCGCTGTGTTTATCAGGAAGGGCAGCATTTCAGCCTTCATGCCCGCGAAACGCTTAACCGCGCCCGGCGCTGGCAACAACGCATTAGCTCTAAGACTAAGGAAACCGAATGA
- a CDS encoding DUF7931 domain-containing protein, with amino-acid sequence MATCSFPEAQTFDAYAAYPAAVAQLLASAQHELLLCERNFSHCDLGSKAVFDALWAFFTSQPAGHLRLITFDTQYLSHRCPKFLQLTEKFPSKIELRLAYESCSSWQKGFILADKTCLLHRYHFDWARGEITTEPHIVAMMQQQFNALWEQSSPSNEWQRIYL; translated from the coding sequence ATGGCTACTTGCAGCTTTCCTGAAGCCCAAACTTTTGATGCCTATGCGGCTTACCCGGCCGCTGTGGCGCAATTATTGGCTTCGGCGCAACATGAATTACTCCTTTGCGAGCGCAACTTTTCACACTGTGATCTGGGCAGCAAAGCCGTTTTTGATGCTTTATGGGCATTTTTTACATCTCAACCAGCGGGGCATCTGCGGCTGATTACTTTTGATACTCAATACCTTAGCCACAGATGTCCGAAATTTTTACAATTGACAGAAAAATTTCCTTCGAAAATTGAATTGCGTCTTGCCTATGAATCTTGCTCCAGCTGGCAAAAGGGCTTTATTCTGGCGGATAAAACCTGCTTATTACACCGCTATCATTTTGATTGGGCGCGCGGAGAAATCACAACAGAGCCTCATATTGTTGCGATGATGCAACAACAATTTAATGCGCTTTGGGAGCAATCAAGCCCAAGTAATGAATGGCAACGCATATATTTATAG
- a CDS encoding ribosomal protein uL16 3-hydroxylase — protein MQLLGGLSPEEFLRDYWQKKPLLIRNAWSNFPELIDYARLTDLAQQSDVESRLIEYKEGRWKAESGPFRASRFSRLPETDWTVLVGNVNHLVPHIEDLLYQFNFLPYTRLDDLMISYAPPGGTVGPHYDSYDVFLLQVGGKKRWQISSDDASGFIEDAPIRVLKEFHPEQEWVLEHGDMLYLPPMYAHYGVAIEPGMTYSIGFRAPKTQEIAGKFLEFLQDELCLEGMYSDPQRQPTHKPAEIDNEFVGQIGEMLKNITWNDETIRRFVGSYFTEPKPHVFYDQPDEPLDLDEFAAAVAAGGIKIDAKALMLYESERVYANGEALEFEPEALPWLQKLADQRKLPAANYPESLITILYECYEYGYLQLS, from the coding sequence ATGCAACTTTTAGGCGGACTCAGTCCGGAAGAATTTTTAAGAGATTACTGGCAAAAAAAACCATTACTCATCCGCAATGCCTGGAGCAATTTTCCCGAGCTGATTGATTACGCACGCCTCACCGACCTTGCCCAACAGAGCGATGTGGAATCAAGACTGATTGAATATAAAGAGGGCCGCTGGAAAGCCGAATCAGGCCCTTTCAGAGCATCCCGCTTCAGCCGCCTGCCAGAAACAGACTGGACCGTATTAGTAGGGAATGTGAACCATCTGGTTCCGCATATTGAAGATTTACTCTATCAATTTAACTTCCTTCCTTACACCAGACTGGATGACCTGATGATTTCTTACGCGCCGCCCGGCGGCACGGTTGGCCCGCACTACGATTCTTACGATGTATTTCTACTGCAAGTGGGCGGAAAGAAACGCTGGCAAATTTCAAGCGACGACGCCAGCGGCTTTATTGAAGACGCCCCAATCCGGGTATTAAAAGAGTTTCATCCCGAGCAGGAGTGGGTGCTGGAACACGGCGATATGCTGTATTTACCGCCGATGTACGCCCATTACGGCGTGGCTATAGAGCCCGGGATGACTTACTCCATCGGCTTCAGAGCACCCAAAACCCAAGAAATCGCCGGTAAATTTTTAGAGTTTCTGCAAGATGAGTTGTGCCTTGAAGGAATGTATAGTGACCCGCAGCGCCAGCCCACCCATAAACCCGCAGAAATCGATAACGAATTTGTCGGGCAAATCGGTGAAATGCTGAAAAACATCACATGGAACGACGAAACCATCCGGCGTTTTGTAGGCAGTTATTTCACCGAGCCTAAGCCTCATGTATTTTATGATCAGCCGGATGAGCCACTGGATTTGGATGAATTTGCCGCAGCAGTGGCAGCGGGCGGCATTAAAATCGATGCCAAAGCACTGATGCTTTATGAATCTGAGCGGGTTTATGCCAATGGCGAAGCGCTGGAATTTGAGCCTGAAGCGCTACCTTGGCTGCAAAAACTGGCTGATCAGCGCAAATTGCCTGCGGCAAATTACCCTGAAAGCCTGATCACAATTCTTTATGAATGCTACGAATATGGCTACTTGCAGCTTTCCTGA
- a CDS encoding peroxiredoxin, which produces MLNAGDRAPDFILSDAQMENVQLAQFRGKSHLVLYFFNKDHTPGGITEAVEFSDRVAAFRQYDTVILGVSMDDCLSHEQFQDEQGIEFDLLADTTGEVSRLYHALHEWEAHGVVRYGIDRSTFVIDKDGVIRHAFYHVVPKGHAAEILKLVKQLG; this is translated from the coding sequence ATGCTGAACGCTGGAGATAGAGCGCCAGATTTTATTTTGTCTGATGCTCAGATGGAAAATGTGCAATTAGCGCAGTTTCGGGGCAAATCTCACCTTGTGTTGTACTTTTTTAATAAAGATCACACGCCCGGTGGTATTACCGAGGCGGTTGAGTTTAGTGATCGTGTCGCAGCATTTCGGCAATATGACACAGTTATCCTTGGTGTCAGCATGGATGATTGCTTGTCGCACGAGCAATTTCAAGACGAGCAGGGCATAGAATTCGACTTATTGGCCGATACAACAGGCGAAGTAAGCCGGCTCTATCACGCTCTGCATGAGTGGGAGGCACATGGCGTGGTAAGATACGGCATAGACCGTTCCACGTTTGTAATCGATAAGGACGGCGTGATCCGCCATGCGTTTTATCACGTTGTCCCGAAGGGCCATGCGGCGGAAATTCTTAAACTCGTGAAACAGCTAGGGTGA
- a CDS encoding FKBP-type peptidyl-prolyl cis-trans isomerase, translated as MQIAKNTVVTLHYEMFDASGKQIDKTEEPIAYLHGGYDNVLPLVEEALEGKNVGDSIDVTMEAEDAFGEHDADLVREEEKSSFPMEVEAGMMFEADDPETGEVLLFRVTEIEGNRVVVDANHPFAGMTIRFVGTVSDVREATEEELEHGHVHGEHGHHH; from the coding sequence ATGCAAATTGCAAAAAATACCGTTGTAACCTTACATTATGAAATGTTTGATGCCTCAGGCAAGCAAATCGACAAAACCGAAGAGCCGATTGCTTACCTGCACGGAGGTTACGACAATGTCTTGCCTCTGGTAGAAGAAGCACTTGAAGGTAAAAACGTGGGTGACAGCATTGATGTGACTATGGAAGCAGAAGACGCTTTCGGCGAACACGATGCAGATTTAGTACGTGAAGAAGAAAAATCTTCGTTCCCTATGGAAGTTGAAGCCGGCATGATGTTTGAAGCCGATGATCCTGAAACAGGCGAAGTATTGTTATTCCGTGTTACAGAAATCGAAGGCAATCGCGTTGTAGTGGATGCTAATCACCCATTTGCCGGCATGACTATTCGTTTTGTTGGTACCGTTTCAGATGTTCGTGAAGCGACTGAAGAAGAGCTGGAGCACGGTCATGTGCACGGCGAGCACGGCCATCATCACTAA
- a CDS encoding alkaline phosphatase, whose product MKRLLITGLMASAFSAAVAAPVAPKNVIFFLGDGMGLTTMTAARIYAVGEEGDLTMDTLPETAFIKTYSNDAQVTDSAPSMSAYMTGVKMNNEVISMSPDTKASDAAGNAYLSGADSRCPSDNGKPVRTLLEIAKAAGLATGVVTTTRVTHATPAASYAHICHRDAENDIAAQFVPGGKGYNVALQDGVDILMGGGRQFFTPASAKGKRTDDRDLLAELKAKGYSFATNRAEFDGLDAAKTAKFVGLFTASHMSYDLDRDPAKEPSLAEMTVKALQGLKKNSKGLFLMVEGGRIDHALHETTAKKALQDTVAFDDAIKAAITEVKKTDPELKNTLIVVTADHDHTLVLNGYAKRTGKSTATNPGVLGLVKDVVGNKASLDAEGMPYTIIGFGNGENRTQGERKSFAALDDSTVFANTYHQEAAIRRNAGDETHGGTNVFLGAMGKGSERFFGVMDNTHVFKLIREAAGL is encoded by the coding sequence TTGAAACGCCTTCTTATTACAGGCCTGATGGCCAGTGCATTTTCTGCTGCTGTTGCCGCGCCTGTGGCACCTAAAAACGTTATTTTCTTTCTTGGCGATGGCATGGGTTTAACGACCATGACCGCTGCGCGCATCTATGCCGTGGGCGAAGAGGGTGATCTCACGATGGATACCCTGCCAGAAACGGCCTTTATCAAAACATATTCAAATGATGCGCAAGTCACGGACTCTGCCCCGTCGATGTCTGCCTATATGACAGGCGTAAAGATGAATAATGAAGTCATCTCTATGAGCCCAGATACCAAGGCATCCGATGCGGCAGGCAATGCTTACCTGAGCGGCGCTGACAGCCGCTGCCCTAGCGACAATGGCAAGCCGGTTCGCACCCTGCTTGAGATAGCCAAAGCGGCTGGCCTTGCAACGGGTGTGGTCACCACCACCCGCGTTACTCATGCCACACCGGCAGCAAGCTACGCCCATATTTGCCACCGCGATGCAGAAAACGATATTGCTGCCCAGTTTGTGCCGGGAGGCAAGGGTTATAACGTGGCCTTACAGGATGGCGTGGATATTTTAATGGGCGGTGGCAGGCAGTTTTTCACCCCTGCCAGTGCTAAGGGTAAACGCACGGATGATCGTGATCTGCTTGCAGAATTAAAGGCCAAGGGCTACAGCTTTGCCACAAATCGTGCAGAGTTTGATGGCTTGGATGCAGCAAAGACCGCTAAGTTTGTCGGCTTATTTACAGCCAGCCATATGAGCTACGATCTGGACCGCGATCCTGCTAAAGAGCCAAGCCTTGCAGAAATGACAGTCAAGGCTTTGCAAGGATTAAAGAAAAACAGCAAGGGCCTGTTTCTGATGGTGGAAGGCGGCCGTATTGATCACGCTTTGCATGAAACAACGGCCAAAAAAGCGCTGCAGGATACCGTTGCATTTGATGATGCAATTAAAGCCGCGATCACTGAAGTTAAAAAAACGGATCCAGAGCTTAAAAACACTCTGATCGTGGTCACGGCAGATCATGACCATACTCTGGTGCTGAATGGCTATGCCAAGCGTACGGGCAAATCGACAGCCACAAACCCCGGCGTATTGGGTCTCGTAAAAGATGTGGTGGGCAATAAGGCTTCATTAGATGCAGAGGGCATGCCTTACACCATTATTGGTTTTGGTAATGGTGAAAACCGCACTCAGGGCGAGCGTAAAAGCTTCGCTGCATTAGATGACAGCACGGTGTTTGCAAATACCTATCACCAAGAAGCGGCGATTCGCAGAAATGCCGGTGATGAAACCCACGGCGGCACCAATGTTTTTCTGGGCGCGATGGGCAAGGGGAGTGAGCGGTTCTTTGGTGTGATGGATAACACCCATGTATTTAAACTCATTCGCGAAGCTGCCGGCCTGTAA
- a CDS encoding alkaline phosphatase, whose translation MMKKSLLATACLLAFAQGAQAAAKNVIFFLGDGMGPATVTAARIYKYQEEGALNMEKLQNGQSRTARIKTYSNDAQTTDSAPSMAAYMTGVKMNNEVISMSPETQAIDANGNAYLSGADHKGFDSICPADNGKAVDTILEIAKAKGKGVGSITSTRITHATPATTYAHVCHRDAENTIAMQAVPGGEGYNSKLGADGLDVLMGGGRKHFLPASVKSGVRTDGRDLVAEMKAKGYRYASTGSELAALDARTTDKLFGLFSASHMDYELDRVKKNLDQPSLSQMTSKAIEVLAKKPAGFFLMVEGGRIDHALHGNNAKRVMEDTIAFDDAIKTALDDMQKRDPGLKNTLIVVTADHDHTLTINGYGKRGSNILGTVKNYKDGSEAKDADGMNYTTLVFGNSSNRKPVRTMLTEAEVLADDYQQEGGVRVKDQSETHGGGDVMLFSAGAGSGVFKGTMVNTKVFDLVKQAFGF comes from the coding sequence ATGATGAAAAAATCACTCCTCGCAACGGCCTGCCTGCTGGCTTTTGCACAGGGCGCACAGGCTGCAGCCAAGAATGTTATTTTCTTTTTAGGCGATGGCATGGGGCCGGCAACGGTTACGGCGGCACGTATTTATAAGTACCAGGAAGAAGGTGCTTTAAATATGGAGAAGCTGCAAAACGGCCAGTCCCGCACGGCCCGCATCAAAACCTATTCTAACGACGCCCAGACAACGGATTCCGCGCCCTCAATGGCTGCCTATATGACCGGCGTAAAAATGAATAACGAAGTCATTTCGATGAGCCCGGAAACACAGGCCATCGATGCAAATGGCAATGCTTATCTGAGTGGTGCTGATCATAAGGGCTTCGACAGTATCTGCCCGGCAGATAATGGCAAGGCCGTTGATACCATTTTAGAAATCGCAAAAGCTAAGGGTAAGGGCGTGGGGTCGATTACCTCCACCCGTATTACCCATGCCACACCCGCTACAACCTATGCCCATGTTTGCCATCGCGATGCAGAAAACACGATTGCGATGCAAGCCGTGCCAGGCGGTGAGGGCTACAACAGCAAGCTGGGTGCAGATGGCTTGGATGTGTTGATGGGGGGCGGCAGAAAGCACTTTTTACCTGCCTCCGTTAAAAGCGGTGTACGTACCGATGGCCGCGATTTAGTCGCAGAAATGAAAGCCAAGGGTTATCGCTATGCTAGTACCGGCAGCGAGCTGGCAGCGCTGGATGCCCGCACAACGGATAAGTTGTTTGGCCTGTTCAGCGCCAGCCATATGGATTACGAGTTAGATCGGGTTAAAAAAAATCTGGATCAGCCCAGCCTTAGTCAAATGACCAGCAAGGCTATTGAAGTTCTGGCCAAAAAACCAGCTGGTTTCTTTTTGATGGTAGAGGGCGGGCGTATTGATCATGCCTTGCACGGCAATAATGCAAAGCGCGTGATGGAAGACACCATTGCCTTTGATGATGCAATCAAAACCGCTCTGGATGATATGCAAAAGCGCGATCCGGGCTTAAAAAATACCCTGATTGTGGTGACTGCGGATCACGACCATACGCTGACGATTAATGGCTATGGTAAGCGGGGCAGCAATATTCTGGGCACGGTTAAAAACTATAAAGATGGCTCCGAAGCCAAAGACGCGGATGGCATGAATTACACCACCCTGGTGTTTGGTAATAGCTCAAACCGCAAGCCTGTTCGCACCATGCTGACAGAGGCCGAAGTGCTGGCCGATGATTATCAGCAAGAAGGGGGTGTGCGGGTGAAAGATCAGTCAGAAACACATGGTGGTGGCGATGTCATGCTGTTTTCGGCGGGTGCGGGGTCTGGCGTATTTAAGGGCACCATGGTCAATACCAAAGTCTTTGATTTAGTGAAGCAGGCATTCGGCTTTTAA
- a CDS encoding ribonucleoside-diphosphate reductase subunit alpha codes for MTDSVNTAQQHSSYADYKTIRRDGSVVPFAPNKITVAVTKTFIAVLGSDAAASAAVRQKAIQLTESVVSALMRRKPEGGAIHIEDIQDQVELALMRAGEHDVARAYVLYREERSKERHARFEPEHHHAINVRYADGSSRPLDLAQLKALIASCCKGLEGTTDQAAMLAETLKNVYDGVPAEEVRRALIMSSRQLIEKDPAYSFVTARLLLNDLRSEVLGKEISHEEMADRYASYFPQFIKRGIDAELLDENLAQYDLAKLGAALDHSRDYQFGYLGLQTLYDRYFLHIEDTRIELPQSFFMRVAMGLAMNEINREERAIEFYNVLSSFDFMSSTPTLFNAGSRRSQLSSCYLTTVSDDLEGIYEALKENALLSKYAGGLGNDWTPVRSLGSHIKGTNGKSQGIVPFLKVVNDTAVAVNQGGKRKGAVCAYLETWHADIEEFLEMRKNTGDDRRRTHDMNTANWIPDLFMKRVMQGGEWTLFSPSEAPDLHDKFGKDFEQAYVAYEAKAARGEMKIAKKIPALGLWRKMLSMLFETGHPWITFKDPCNIRSPQQHVGVVHSSNLCTEITLNTNENEIAVCNLGSVNLVNHIKNGELDTNKLARTIKTAMRMLDNVIDINFYPVRKARESNLKHRPVGMGIMGFQDCLHMLRLPYGSDAAVEFADVSMETVAYHAYWASTELAQERGTYPSYKGSLWDRGVLPQDSIKLLAEERGGYLEMNTSSSLDWTQLRERVRIHGMRNSNCLAIAPTATIANIIGVSACIEPTYQNLFVKSNLSGEFTVVNEYLVRDLKERGLWDAVMISDLKFFDGSVSKVERIPQDLRDLYATAFEVDPSWLVECASRRQKWIDQGQSLNLYLAGASGKKLDELYKFAWLRGLKTTYYLRTMAATAAEKSTGSGGELNAVPVSGGYSSTAAVAGSSAAEPAMAAIDAALPATDMKFCSIDNPECESCQ; via the coding sequence ATGACCGATAGCGTTAACACTGCTCAGCAGCACAGCAGCTATGCCGATTACAAAACCATTCGCCGCGATGGATCGGTGGTGCCCTTTGCACCGAATAAAATCACCGTAGCAGTGACCAAAACGTTTATCGCTGTATTAGGTAGTGATGCCGCTGCCAGCGCCGCTGTGCGCCAGAAAGCCATCCAACTAACTGAATCCGTGGTGTCGGCCTTGATGCGTCGTAAGCCAGAAGGCGGCGCGATTCATATTGAAGATATCCAAGACCAGGTTGAGCTGGCCTTGATGCGCGCAGGTGAGCACGATGTAGCCCGCGCCTATGTTTTATACCGCGAAGAGCGCAGCAAAGAGCGTCATGCGCGATTTGAGCCAGAGCATCATCACGCCATCAATGTACGCTATGCCGATGGCAGCAGCCGTCCACTTGATTTAGCCCAGTTAAAAGCGCTGATCGCATCTTGCTGCAAGGGTCTGGAAGGCACCACTGACCAAGCGGCGATGCTGGCTGAAACACTGAAAAACGTTTACGACGGCGTACCGGCAGAAGAAGTGCGCCGCGCTTTGATTATGTCGTCGCGTCAGCTGATCGAAAAAGACCCTGCTTATAGCTTTGTGACTGCGCGCCTTTTGTTAAATGATTTACGCTCGGAAGTATTAGGCAAGGAAATTAGCCATGAAGAAATGGCCGATCGTTATGCCAGTTATTTCCCGCAATTTATCAAGCGCGGTATTGATGCGGAGCTCTTGGATGAAAACCTCGCTCAGTACGATTTAGCTAAGCTCGGCGCAGCGCTCGATCACAGCCGCGATTACCAGTTTGGTTATCTTGGCCTGCAAACCCTGTATGACCGTTATTTCTTGCACATTGAAGACACCCGCATTGAGCTGCCACAAAGCTTCTTTATGCGTGTAGCGATGGGCTTGGCGATGAATGAGATCAACCGCGAAGAGCGTGCGATCGAGTTCTACAACGTCTTGTCTAGCTTTGACTTTATGAGCTCCACCCCAACGCTATTTAACGCCGGTAGCCGTCGTAGCCAGCTTTCTAGCTGCTACCTCACCACCGTATCCGATGATTTGGAAGGTATTTACGAAGCGCTGAAAGAAAACGCGCTGCTGTCTAAATACGCCGGTGGTTTGGGTAACGATTGGACGCCTGTGCGCTCCCTAGGTAGCCATATCAAGGGCACCAACGGCAAGTCGCAAGGGATTGTGCCTTTCCTTAAAGTGGTGAACGACACCGCTGTGGCGGTAAACCAGGGCGGCAAGCGTAAGGGCGCGGTGTGTGCCTACCTTGAAACCTGGCACGCAGATATCGAAGAATTCCTAGAAATGCGTAAGAACACAGGTGACGATCGCCGCCGTACGCACGATATGAATACCGCCAACTGGATTCCTGATCTCTTTATGAAGCGGGTAATGCAGGGCGGTGAATGGACATTATTCAGCCCGTCCGAAGCGCCTGATCTGCACGACAAGTTTGGTAAAGACTTTGAACAGGCCTATGTGGCCTACGAAGCAAAAGCCGCCCGTGGCGAAATGAAAATCGCCAAGAAAATCCCGGCGCTGGGGCTATGGCGCAAGATGCTTTCGATGCTGTTTGAAACAGGCCATCCTTGGATCACCTTTAAAGACCCTTGCAATATTCGTAGCCCGCAGCAGCACGTTGGCGTGGTGCATAGCTCGAATCTGTGTACAGAAATTACCCTGAACACCAACGAGAACGAAATTGCGGTATGTAATTTGGGCTCGGTCAACTTGGTAAACCATATTAAAAATGGTGAACTGGATACCAATAAACTGGCACGCACCATCAAAACAGCGATGCGCATGCTGGACAACGTGATTGATATTAACTTCTACCCAGTGCGTAAAGCGCGTGAATCAAACTTGAAGCATCGTCCGGTGGGTATGGGCATTATGGGCTTCCAGGATTGCTTACATATGCTACGCCTGCCTTACGGCTCGGATGCTGCGGTTGAGTTTGCCGATGTGTCGATGGAAACCGTGGCTTACCATGCTTACTGGGCTTCGACCGAGCTGGCGCAAGAGCGCGGTACTTATCCTAGCTACAAAGGCAGCCTGTGGGATCGTGGTGTATTGCCGCAAGATTCGATTAAATTGCTGGCAGAAGAGCGCGGTGGTTATCTGGAAATGAATACCAGCTCTAGCCTAGATTGGACACAGCTGCGTGAACGCGTTCGCATCCACGGTATGCGTAATTCAAACTGCCTAGCCATTGCACCAACGGCCACCATTGCCAATATCATTGGTGTATCGGCGTGTATCGAGCCGACTTACCAAAACTTGTTTGTGAAATCAAACTTGTCGGGTGAGTTCACCGTGGTGAATGAATACCTAGTGCGTGATTTAAAAGAGCGCGGTCTGTGGGATGCGGTGATGATCTCTGATCTGAAGTTCTTTGACGGCTCGGTATCTAAAGTTGAGCGCATTCCGCAAGACCTGCGCGACCTTTACGCCACCGCATTTGAAGTAGACCCAAGCTGGCTGGTTGAATGCGCATCGCGCCGCCAGAAGTGGATCGACCAAGGCCAATCGCTCAATCTTTACCTTGCGGGTGCATCAGGCAAGAAACTGGACGAGCTGTACAAATTTGCATGGTTGCGCGGTTTGAAAACCACCTACTACCTGCGCACCATGGCCGCTACCGCAGCAGAAAAATCCACCGGCAGCGGTGGCGAGCTGAATGCCGTGCCAGTGAGTGGCGGCTACAGCAGCACAGCAGCCGTAGCAGGCAGCAGTGCAGCAGAACCCGCTATGGCCGCAATCGACGCAGCATTACCAGCTACAGATATGAAATTTTGCTCGATTGATAACCCAGAATGCGAGAGCTGCCAGTAA
- a CDS encoding adenosine deaminase translates to MTEALHPVDQLILALPKTELHLHIEGTLEPEMMFELAQRNGITLPYANVEEVRAAYSFDNLQSFLDLYYAGASVLVSEEDFYDLTWAYCERAYSDHIVHTEIFFDPQTHTARGIDIGVVIRGITRALQDATDKLGISSKLILCFLRHLSEADGKATLEAALPYLAQIDGVGLDSSELGHPPAKFQKLFKRCRDLGLPAVAHAGEEGPASYITEALDLLGARRIDHGVRCTEDATLMVRLATERVPLTVCPLSNLKLCVVDDLSKHNLRNLLAAGLCAMVNSDDPAYFGGYLNANLLACRAALDLSASEVVQLINHSFEASWLPDADKARWRAEVLRIACIAK, encoded by the coding sequence ATGACCGAAGCCCTGCACCCTGTCGATCAACTGATCCTCGCCTTACCTAAAACCGAGCTGCATCTACATATTGAAGGCACTTTAGAGCCGGAAATGATGTTCGAGCTGGCGCAAAGAAACGGCATTACCCTGCCTTACGCCAATGTAGAAGAAGTTCGTGCTGCGTATTCTTTTGATAATCTGCAATCATTTTTAGATTTGTACTATGCCGGTGCCAGTGTGCTGGTCAGCGAAGAAGATTTTTACGATCTGACTTGGGCCTATTGCGAGCGCGCTTATTCAGATCATATTGTGCACACCGAGATCTTTTTTGATCCGCAAACGCATACTGCGCGCGGTATTGATATTGGCGTGGTGATCCGTGGTATCACCCGTGCCCTGCAAGATGCCACCGATAAACTGGGCATTAGCTCCAAACTGATTTTATGCTTTTTGCGTCACTTATCTGAGGCCGATGGCAAAGCCACGCTGGAAGCCGCGCTGCCTTACCTCGCGCAAATCGACGGAGTGGGGCTGGATTCCAGCGAGCTGGGCCACCCGCCTGCTAAATTCCAAAAATTATTTAAACGTTGCCGTGATCTGGGCTTGCCTGCCGTAGCCCATGCCGGTGAAGAAGGCCCTGCTTCATATATTACTGAGGCCTTGGATTTGCTGGGCGCGCGGCGTATTGATCATGGCGTGCGCTGTACTGAAGATGCCACCTTGATGGTGCGCCTAGCCACAGAGCGCGTGCCGCTGACGGTTTGCCCGCTTTCTAATTTAAAGCTCTGTGTGGTGGATGATTTATCCAAACATAATTTACGTAATTTGTTGGCAGCGGGCCTGTGCGCCATGGTGAATTCTGACGATCCCGCGTATTTTGGTGGCTATCTCAACGCTAACTTATTAGCTTGCCGTGCTGCTTTGGATTTATCTGCCAGCGAGGTCGTTCAATTGATTAATCACAGCTTTGAAGCATCTTGGTTGCCAGACGCCGATAAAGCGCGCTGGCGTGCCGAAGTATTACGTATCGCCTGTATCGCTAAATGA